Within the Gossypium raimondii isolate GPD5lz chromosome 12, ASM2569854v1, whole genome shotgun sequence genome, the region GATGGTTGGTTTCTGGTTTATTATAATAGTCATCCAACAATTCATTTGGGAACTCATCTTCAAGCTCTGCCATTGCGATTCGTTTGTCCAACTCCACAGGCTCTAGCTGAGCCAGCCTCTCGAACCTTATGACCTTTTGCATCAGCTTTTGTTTGGTTACTGTTGTCAAACCCACAAATATTGTTAATTAATAGGAAATTATGTTCATATGTAAGAAAGGGAGAGGTACCTTCCACACGGGCCAAGTGATCTTCGAAAGTAGAGCcattgtcttcttcttcttcgtcaTCGAAAGGGCAATCTAGAACAGACACTGGACTAAACTGTTCCTTTCCTTCTTCGTTTGGCGCCCAATCCTCCTGtctcatttcattccattaTCAGTTGAGTGAGTATTAGCCTAGCAATTAATCAAACCAACTTTAATCTTTATTCCATCCCATTCCAACATGAGAAAGTATCAAAAACTTTTAATATACCTATTTCTATCCATAACTCTCAAATGCACACTCAAacttatattctttatattattataaatgtaATAATATCAACTGAACAAGATTCAAttgacaaaatataatttatttaacttcgttttatttaaacatataattcaattcaccCACATACTTAAAAGATTATAGAAATAAACACTATGAGTGTATCAAATATCTATGCACTAAATCAAAATGAAGTGATTTGATATCAAAATTTCTTcgatttttactaaattttttattaacataagataatgaatttgaaaaatatctaAATGGGTGATATATTCTTGCTAAATGAATTATTACTATCCTTTAAACTCGTCCCTAATGTATTCTCATGGTTCGAGCTTAATTTAACATTGTTTCTCATAAGTATTTTGGAacaaaatatacttttaagatAAAAACATTACTAAGCAAGAtgttttgaacttttaaaatgttttaagacaaaaaaagtttgtaaaaataaatttttcaactaaaaggagaaataaaaaaattaacttttacttaaaaatactttttaacctaaaaatatttccgaaaaacaataataaagtGAAACTCCTGAAGGGGATTAGTTTAGGTACTATTCTTAAAAGATGTTACTCAATTTTATTCAAGATTAGATGGGTTAGGTTGGGGTACAGTTAATTTGGTCATAAAGCAAGATTAGTTTGGATATGATAAAATAGACTTGAATTTTACTCAATACTCGAAATGCACAAATGAGACCTAACCAACTGGGCCCGAATAATCCTTGGACATGCCAATCCACCACATACCACATGCCACATGCCACCCATTTTAATATAAGTGCCAATTCTCTGTTCTAACCAAACTCCCGAACTACTCAACCAAGAGCTAACCTATTTAATCAAAAACAATTTGTGTTTTTAGCCCGCCTGATAATAATCCCAATGCACATCAACTCAATTATGACAAGTAGGTCAATTTTCAGGTTGTAACAATAAAAATCACTACGCACGTGCTACACGTGAGGAATCCATGCAATTTGCGACCCCCTCAACAAACTTGAAAATCCCCATCATATCCccttaacaaattaaataaaatatttatggattatAAGGAGACAACCAAGCAGAGAAGCCACCAACAGACAGACAGACGATAGACTAATTAATGTTAGGAAACAAATATTGAAGGAAGCTATTCTCTGTCATTTACCTTGGAATCCTCAGCGACTGTTACGCCTGCCATATTGCTGACATTTTTTTCCTCCGGTGAAGTCGTTTTGCttgaaacggtgccgttttgagTCGAGCTCTCTGGGTGACCGCTCCAAGACTGTAAATTGTTCGCTGTAAATTCACTTTCAGCCCAACTGCTATTGCTCCTGCTCGGAGACACCCTAACAGTAGAGCAAGTGTCGGTGGTGTTGTAATTGGGAATAGTATTCTGATAAGGCGGTTGATTTTTATCTTCAAGTAATTTGCTGAACAATTTCCATCGTTTGATCTCACCACCACCACCGCCGTGATCTTCTTTGTCAGTACTTTTTCTCCAAAAGCCTCTTTTGAAGAGCTTCCTGCAACTGTTGCTTTGCGATGACGAAGGTGGCGATGACTTGGTGAACGGAAAAGGCAGCTGCTTGATGGCTTTAAGTACGGATTCTGAAGCTCTTTGCAGAGCTGAAATGGTGGTCGACGAACCCGGCTTCGAACGGCTTCTTTTAAGAAGCCGTTTCGTAGCGCTTGAGTAATTATGTTTAGATTTCTTCAAGTCGGCCTCCAGAAGAAACCTGATGGTGGTGCAACACTGGCGACGTGGAAACGATTTGAAACCACTAGAAGAGCAAGAACCCAAATCGTCTCTCAGGTAATCTTTGAGCATCAATGATTTTTTCTCGAGTGAAAGCGTTTTCCTAAGCTTGATATGATCAGTGGGAAAATTGATCAAAGCcatatttatgaaaagaaaaagaaaacagggTCAAAAGAATTTCAGGGTTtcaagagagagagagagagagagagcgtGTGTAGTTAGTTGTTACAACTGGAAGCTGTGGTCATGATGATGATGGAATCGTGAAGGGGATAAGAGAGCATTTAAAATAAGACTGAGAATCATCAGTATATAAAAGTTTTAGCAGAAAAGAGTAAGAGCTTTTTGCacaaagaagagaagagaagactAAGGAGTTTATAGGGGGGAAggggggagagagagagaggtgGTAGTGAAGATCTCTAGGAGTTAGAGAAGCTTGGATGCCTCTTCTTCTCCTACTTCttgttttttgttgttattatggTTCATATATTtgggtttttgaattttattgtaattattagaCGGTAAATGAGGCGGGTACAATGAAAGGAAGTGTTGGTTTGTTTTGGAGTGGTGTGAGTGAGAGACCAGTAGTTGACCTTTGACGAATCTGAAAATGATGTGCTGTTATCTTCCATGCATGCTAGGAGAGAATCAGCTGCAGGCACGCCCACACCTTTCTTGCTTAAAAGGCCAATGTTTTACCTGTGGTaatattgcttttttttttaaaagaaagtaattaaacatatcataataCAGTAGTACTGATAATGAGTGTCTACAAGATTAGaaaaatcaaaagtaaataattaGAAATGGAGTAGCcccatatttttattcaataatgaAGACGTTAATGCTTATCTACAACCCATTATGTTGCAATAAGTCTATACTATGAATGACCTATTCTTGGTTGATTACAACTTAGAAGCAGGATTACCGCAGAGCAGGTAGGCAGAATTATTTGGTGTAATAATATCTGTCTGAGGCGCATGCAGGGATGAGTTCCCTCTTCCCTAGTAGCTAGTGTAATCAATTAATTTCATGCATGTCCCACGGTGAGGG harbors:
- the LOC105765187 gene encoding uncharacterized protein LOC105765187 → MALINFPTDHIKLRKTLSLEKKSLMLKDYLRDDLGSCSSSGFKSFPRRQCCTTIRFLLEADLKKSKHNYSSATKRLLKRSRSKPGSSTTISALQRASESVLKAIKQLPFPFTKSSPPSSSQSNSCRKLFKRGFWRKSTDKEDHGGGGGEIKRWKLFSKLLEDKNQPPYQNTIPNYNTTDTCSTVRVSPSRSNSSWAESEFTANNLQSWSGHPESSTQNGTVSSKTTSPEEKNVSNMAGVTVAEDSKEDWAPNEEGKEQFSPVSVLDCPFDDEEEEDNGSTFEDHLARVEVTKQKLMQKVIRFERLAQLEPVELDKRIAMAELEDEFPNELLDDYYNKPETNHQKLFKLLKPQIPSNSFSSLSVNAKRVVIEMGTEDFGKNENWMKLTQGKEEVGSAVELALFSSLLDDFLIDLLSN